In one window of Scyliorhinus canicula chromosome 17, sScyCan1.1, whole genome shotgun sequence DNA:
- the LOC119951795 gene encoding gastrula zinc finger protein XlCGF8.2DB-like encodes MQKVWEHGNCGNKFGCLSEVESDQHGDTGKMPYTCTECGKGFSDSFRLQTHQRVHTGERPFTCTECGKGFTQLPNLQTHQRVHTGEKPFTCTECGKGFTQLSHLQRHQRVHTGERPFTCTECGKEFIQLLNLQTHQRVHTGERPFTCSECGKGFSHLPNLQRHQRVHTGEKPFTCTECGKGFTQSPDLRAHQRVHTGERPFTCSQCGKRFTQSSTLLIHQRRHTGEKPFRCSVCGKNFIQSSGLLEHQRIHTGERPFTCSVCGKGFTRLSTLQTHQTVHTGERPFTCTVCGKGFNHSIHFMTHQRVHTGERPFTCSDCGKGFTHSSNLQRHQRVHTRERPFICSVCGKGFSQLSHQQSHQRVHR; translated from the coding sequence ATGCAGAAAGTGTGGGAACACGGGAATTGTGGCAACAAATTTGGATGCCTGTCTGAAGTGGAATCTGATCAGCATGGAGATACCGGGAAAATGCCTTACACCTgcactgaatgtgggaagggattcagtgattcattcagactccagacacaccagcgagttcacactggggagaggccattcacctgcacagagtgtgggaagggattcacccagtTACCCAATCTGcaaacacaccagcgagttcacactggggagaaaccgttcacctgcacagagtgtgggaagggattcactcagttatcccatctgcagagacaccagcgagttcacactggggagaggccgttcacctgcacggagtgtgggaaggaattcattcAGTTGCTcaatctgcagacacaccagcgagttcacactggggagaggccattcacctgctcggagtgtgggaagggattctctcaCTTACCCaatctgcagagacatcagcgagttcacacaggggagaagccattcacctgcactgagtgtgggaagggattcactcagtcacctGACCTGcgggcacaccagcgagttcacactggggagagaccattcacctgctctcaatgtgggaagagattcactcagtcatctacaCTGCTGATTCATCAGCGAcgtcacacaggggagaagccgttcagatgctctgtgtgtgggaagaatTTTATTCAGTCGTCCGGCCTGCTGGaacaccagcggattcacactggggagaggccattcacctgctctgtgtgtgggaagggattcactcgattaTCAACCCTGCAGACGCACCAgacagttcacaccggggagaggccattcacctgcactgtgtgtgggaagggcttcAACCATTCAATCCACTTcatgacacaccagcgagttcacactggggagagaccattcacctgctctgactgtggcaagggattcactcattcatcaaacctgcagaggcaccagcgagttcacaccagggagaggccattcatctgctctgtgtgtgggaagggattctctcaGTTATCCCACCAGCAGTCACACCAAAGAGTTCACAGATGA
- the LOC119951858 gene encoding gastrula zinc finger protein XlCGF49.1-like yields CSQCGKRFSHSSTLRAHQRIHTEEWPFTCSQCGKGFAQLSNLNSHQRVHTGERPFTCNHCGKGFTELSSLKSHQRVHTGERPFTCSQCGKGFTQLSTLQTHQRVHTGERTFICFQCGKGFTHLSNLKSHYRVHTGEKPFTCSQCEKGFTHLSSLKSHQRLHTGERPFSCSVCEDVQGVIQPTGPNVSSHQGEAIQLL; encoded by the coding sequence tgttctcagtgtgggaagagattcagtcattcatccaccctgcgggcacaccagcgaattcacactgaggagtggccgttcacttgctctcagtgtgggaagggattcgctcagttatcTAACCTCaattcacaccagcgagttcacactggggagaggccattcacctgcaatcattgtgggaagggattcactgagttatccagcctgaagtcacaccagcgagttcacactggggagaggccattcacctgctctcagtgtgggaagggatttactcaattatcgaccctgcagacacaccagcgagttcacactggggagaggacaTTCATCTgctttcagtgtgggaagggattcactcatttaTCCAACCTGAAGTCACACtatcgagttcacactggggagaagccattcacctgctctcagtgtgagaagggatttactCATTTATCCAGCCTGAAGTCACACCAACGActtcacactggtgagaggccattcagctgctctgtGTGTGAAGATGTTCAAGGAGTTATCCAACCTACTGGTCCAAATGtgagttcacaccagggagaggccattcagttaCTCTGA